GGCAAGACCGTGGTGATGGGCATGCTGATCGCCTGGCAGGCGCTCAACAAGATCGCAAGCCCGCAGGACGCGAGATACAGCGATGCGTTCCTGATCGTGTGTCCCGGCATCACGATCCGCGACCGCCTGCGTGTACTTCTGCCCAACAATCAGCTCCTACATGTGTAGCATTTACAGCACTCATGTGAGCCCTCCCTCGCAACCCCACGGCGGGAGCTCGG
Above is a genomic segment from Gemmatimonadota bacterium containing:
- a CDS encoding DEAD/DEAH box helicase family protein, producing the protein MINVLRDANATGGNPDSFRIALKMATGAGKTVVMGMLIAWQALNKIASPQDARYSDAFLIVCPGITIRDRLRVLLPNNQLLHV